In Atribacterota bacterium, a single window of DNA contains:
- a CDS encoding PilN domain-containing protein, with the protein MAKNTNIIRDINLLPEEYKEKEKFNIFRVLIILLVLVLFAGSAYMYYSLENTIFTKENEVNNLQVQLAAINKVIQEVRNLEKDKAELAERVEVIEGLIRNQSRLTRVLGDFSETTLPEVWLSNLSINANQTFSFSANTFNNYLVAQYMNTLKDHERFDAIELQYIRKQSTRIQEYDRSVDTVNFQLSGVFTPYRMPEETDNLQGK; encoded by the coding sequence ATGGCAAAAAATACAAACATAATTCGTGATATTAATCTTCTACCGGAAGAGTATAAAGAAAAAGAGAAGTTTAATATTTTCAGGGTGCTGATAATCTTGCTTGTTCTTGTTTTATTTGCCGGATCAGCATATATGTATTATAGCCTCGAGAATACTATTTTTACTAAGGAAAATGAAGTCAATAATCTGCAAGTGCAGCTTGCCGCAATTAATAAAGTGATTCAGGAAGTAAGGAATCTGGAAAAAGATAAGGCTGAATTAGCAGAACGTGTTGAGGTTATCGAGGGGTTAATAAGGAATCAGTCACGTCTTACAAGAGTTTTAGGTGATTTTAGCGAAACTACTTTACCTGAAGTATGGCTGAGCAATTTAAGTATTAATGCCAATCAAACTTTCAGCTTTTCTGCAAACACTTTTAATAATTATCTTGTTGCTCAATATATGAATACACTAAAAGACCATGAGCGTTTTGATGCAATAGAACTGCAGTATATTCGAAAACAGAGTACCAGGATTCAGGAATATGATAGAAGTGTCGATACGGTTAATTTTCAACTATCCGGTGTTTTTACTCCTTATCGTATGCCGGAAGAAACTGACAATTTACAGGGTAAATAA
- the pilO gene encoding type 4a pilus biogenesis protein PilO: protein MKLNKRMKIIIFIIFLIVFAYLNYSFIYQPRKDRIDNLDQQIYSLNNQIAEGKRIAARLEDLKLEYQELTERLVFVEVLLPKEKDIPDFLVLLQETMDEFNIDFSNFSPQNLTQERDAIYARLPINLTYTANYFEIIKFLDRLENFPRIVDVRDLRLNPTGDEGNVNVTMNMFTYVLMKGNQ from the coding sequence TTGAAATTAAACAAAAGGATGAAGATAATAATATTTATAATTTTTCTTATCGTTTTTGCATATCTTAACTATTCCTTTATTTATCAGCCGAGAAAAGACAGAATTGATAATTTAGATCAACAAATATATTCTCTAAATAATCAGATTGCCGAGGGTAAGCGAATTGCTGCCAGACTCGAGGATTTAAAACTGGAATACCAGGAACTCACAGAAAGATTAGTATTTGTGGAAGTATTATTGCCAAAGGAGAAAGATATTCCGGATTTCTTAGTTCTTCTGCAGGAAACAATGGATGAATTCAATATTGATTTTTCAAATTTTTCACCACAAAATTTAACCCAGGAAAGAGATGCTATTTATGCGCGTTTACCAATTAACTTAACATATACAGCAAATTATTTTGAAATAATTAAGTTTCTGGATAGGTTAGAAAATTTCCCCAGAATTGTTGATGTAAGAGATTTAAGGCTTAATCCGACAGGCGATGAGGGGAATGTTAATGTAACAATGAATATGTTTACCTATGTTTTAATGAAAGGAAATC